In a genomic window of Wyeomyia smithii strain HCP4-BCI-WySm-NY-G18 chromosome 1, ASM2978416v1, whole genome shotgun sequence:
- the LOC129717920 gene encoding zinc finger protein 420-like: MNTSEIKENSNGFEEKSFIKVEETCFNEPIDQPNNIHPDPSIDENKPYDCKICGIQLKANNIKRHLRTHSSKKSFDCDECEGKFTRRSSLIRHKLTHSDDGSFGCEICKKRFKEKVVLTQHLKKHERNYKCDVCGRGFLYPYLVKLHARLHSDDPVVRKFKCEICKKEYITRSHLNFHVKKHQKSFACDECPKTFVYFKSLCEHKAVHSNKQANKCKICGKCYPKSYLKAHMRVHAGNQRYKCEVCGKILSSTNGLEIHMKVHRGEQPYKCEICDLSCSGKFSLKTHLRTHTNEDPFGCDVCGKRFAAKGNLKYHMMAVHKNSRPHQCGICGKGFIIGSKLLAHTRLHTGESLKSHWKSSGNSMGNDEK, encoded by the exons ATGAATACTTCCGAAATAAAGGAAAACTCCAACGGTTTCGAAGAGAAAAGTTTTATTAAAGTCGAAGAAACATG CTTCAATGAACCGATCGATCAACCGAATAACATCCACCCGGACCCTTCAATTGATGAGAACAAACCGTACGATTGCAAGATCTGTGGCATACAGCTGAAAGCAAATAATATTAAACGGCACTTGCGTACGCATTCCAGCAAGAAGTCTTTCGACTGTGATGAATGTGAAGGAAAGTTTACCCGTCGGAGTTCACTTATTCGGCACAAGCTCACACATTCGGATGATGGATCTTTCGGCTGCGAGATCTGCAAGAAAAGGTTCAAGGAAAAGGTGGTTTTGACGCAGCACCTGAAAAAGCACGAGAGGAATTATAAATGTGATGTCTGCGGAAGAGGTTTCCTTTATCCGTATCTAGTGAAGCTGCACGCGCGGCTTCACTCTGATGATCCGGTCGTGCGAAAGTTCAAATGTGAGATTTGTAAGAAAGAGTACATTACTCGGTCCCATCTGAACTTTCACGTGAAAAAGCACCAAAAATCATTCGCGTGTGACGAGTGCCCGAAAACATTTGTTTACTTTAAATCACTATGCGAACATAAGGCCGTACATTCCAATAAACAAGCTAATAAATGTAAAATTTGTGGGAAATGTTACCCAAAAAGTTACCTCAAGGCTCATATGCGAGTGCATGCTGGCAATCAGCGTTACAAATGCGAAGTATGTGGAAAAATCCTTTCGTCCACAAACGGACTTGAGATTCACATGAAAGTTCATCGCGGCGAACAACCTTACAAGTGCGAGATTTGCGACTTAAGTTGCTCTGGCAAATTTTCTCTGAAGACACATCTACGGACGCATACCAACGAGGATCCCTTCGGTTGCGACGTTTGTGGTAAACGATTTGCAGCGAAAGGCAACCTGAAGTACCACATGATGGCAGTGCATAAAAATAGTCGACCCCACCAGTGCGGCATCTGCGGGAAAGGATTTATTATTGGCTCGAAATTGTTGGCGCACACGCGCTTGCATACCGGCGAATCCTTGAAATCTCATTGGAAAAGTAGTGGGAATAGTATGGGCAACGATGAAAAGTAG